TGAGCTCGAACACCACGCGCACGCCCCCGGGCACGTCCACCGAGCGCACGACGATGTCGGAGAAGCGCTCGCTCGCCCACAACCGCTCCACCGAGCGCCGCACGGCGCGGGCCGAGAGGGCCTGGCCCTTGCGGACCGCCACCAACGTCGAGAGTCCCTGGGTGTCCGCGTTACCCGGCAGGTGCAGCTCCACGCTCACGACCGTGGGGGTATCCGGCTGCGCCAGCGCGCGCGGGGACAGCAGCCACAGGACGAACGTCAGCGCTACTCGGACTCCCAGCCCAGCTTGAGCTCGAGTCCAAGGTTTCCGAGGGGGCTGAGGGCGTTCTCGCTGTGCTCGTTGTCCCACTGAAGCTGCGCGGAGAGGCGGTTGTCGAAGCGGTACTCGGCACGAGCTCGGGTGCCGCGCCCGCTCACGGGCTGTGAGAGCCCAATCTTAAGCTGCTCGGTGAGGAACTTCGACTCCAACCGTGCCGTGGGCTCGGCCTGCTGGGTGACGTCGTTGTAAGTGGTGGAGATCTGCAGGGACAGATCCTTGATGACCGGGTTGCTGGGAAGGAAGCGCTTCACCTGCCGGTCCAGGCCGGACATGTTGAAGAAGGCCTCGGCGGCGAGCCCCACGCCAGCCGAGGTGGCCGTCTCCCGATCCGTGCTCATGAAGCCCAGGGTGAGCAGCGACAGCACGTCGCCCTCGGGCAGAGCCGGCTCGGAGGTGAGCAGCACCTGAGGCGCGGCGGGACGGCCGAAGGCGTGCAATTTCACCTGGTATTCGCGCACCTGGGACTGGGCGCGCAGGTCGAACACCGGATCAATGCCATACCGGTCCTGGAATTCAATCTGACCGCGGGTGATGGTGAACTGGTTGTTGCGGAAGAAGGCCTGGCTGTCCGCGTCGGTCTCCACCGTGCCGAGCACGCCCGGGCGCGCATTGGTCCCGGTGAGGTCCAGGGAGCCGAACAGCCGGGCCCGGGCCAGGTTGTTGTCCACGTACACGTCACGCAGGTTCAACCTGACGTCCAGGGTCAGGTACTCGCGAGGACGCTCGGTGGTGGGGGAAGGCAGCACGATGCGCCGGGACAGCCGCTTGAGGATGTCCTCCAGTTCCAGGCCGCGACGGTAGCGCAAACCGAGGATGTCCAGCACGCCACCCAGCCGCAGCGCCTCCGGCGTGCCGGTGAGAGACAACTCCCCGGTGGTGGTGAAGGGCAGGTCCTCGTGGAAGCGCATGGACACCTCGGTGAGATGCACGTCCAGCAACACCTCCTTGGGCTGGAAGTCGTCCAGACGCACCTGCCCCTTGGCCTTGACCTGGCCCTCGTTGAGCGTGCCCTTCAGCTCATCGAGGAGGATCCGCTGCTCGGTGAACTGCACCAGTCCGGATACCGACCGGGCCGCCATCGGCTGGTCGCGCAGGGACAGCCGGGCGTCGGAAATGAGGGCCGAGCCCTCCAGGGATGGACGGTCCGGCCTGCCACTGGCCACGGCGCTGAACTCCACGCGCCCCGCGGTGCGCGTGAACATCGGCGCGAGCGACTCCAGCAGGCGCAGGTCCATGGCGCCCTGAAGGAAGAACTCCATCTGCTCGGGAGTGGCCCAGCCGCTGGCGGACAGCGTGGTGTCCTGACCGCGCAAGGTGAAGGAGGGGACCACCAGCCGCCCGTTCGCGTAGTCGAGAACGATGGGCCCTTCGTTCTCGGCCGAGATGTCCTCACGCGACAGGGCGAGCCGCTCCACCTTGGCCTTGAGCAGGAGCGCATCCGTGTCGCGCAACGCGCCCTGGGCCTGGACCACCGCCTTGATCGAGCCGGACACCCCCTGGGTGAAGGCATTGGCGGGCAGCAGGGGACGGATCTCCGGCAGCTCCAGCGTCACCAGGGCCTCGAAGGGATAGGGCTCCTTGAGGCGCAGGGACAGCACGCCACTCGTGTCGCGCGAGGGACGGCCCACCACCTGCAGCTCGCGGCCCTCGAGCCGGGCCTCCAGGTCCATGTTGCCGAGGTCGCGCTCGGCGAACGTCACCCGGGGTCCCCACACCCGCGCCATCGTCACCGGCACGTCCGTGTCACCCGACACCGTGCCCTCCAGCGCCAGCATCCCCTCCACGCCCAGGCGCCGGGCCGACTCCGGGCCGACGAGCTCCGCCAGGGACAGACGCTCCCCGCCGAACCGGTAGTCCAGCCGGCCCTTGTCCGGCCCGGAGAGGAAGAAGGAGCCCTCCACCCAGGTGAGGCCCAGCGCTCCCTCCAGCGCCGTGCGCTCGAGCACCATGGCCCCGCTCCGGTCGAAGCGCAGCCGCGTCGAGCCATCCCCCATGTGGCGCCCGTAGTAGGTGGTGTTGCGGAAGTCCAGGGCGACCAGTCCCTCGAACTGCTCCAGCGGGCTGTCGATCTCCACGCGGCCCGAGGCCTCGCCCACCAGCGGCCCCTGCAGGAGGGAGACGTTGGGGTGCATCGGGGCGATGAAGTCGATGAGATCCTCGGTGCGGCCGCGCGGCACCTCCACCTCGGTGCGCAGGTGCAGGGAACGGCCGAAGGTGAGCGCCGCGTTGCCGAAGTACTGGGTGCGCCCCTTCTGGCCGGAGAACATGGGCAGGCCCAGCACCTTGTCCTGGTACGTCACCTTGCCCTGCACCACGCCCAGGTCGAAGTTCCAGAACTCGAAGTCGCGCAGGGACAGGTCCGCGCCGATGCGCACCTTCGTGTAGGGGCCCTCGACGGTGGTGCTCACCGAGCCACGTCCCGCCCACGCGAGCTGGGCGATGTGGCCGAAGTCCGACAGGTCCACGTCCCCCCGGACATCCACCAGCAGGCCCCGTTGGGTATCGAAGAAGAGCGTGGCGCCACCGCCGAGGCGCGAGCGGCCCGAGTCGATCTGCATGTCGGAGAAGGTGACGCGGTCGGACAGCAGCGACACCCGCGTGCGCGCGTGGCCCTGCGCGTAGGTGAGGAAGGTGCGTCCGCGATCCGCCGGCGCATCGAAGGCGCGCGAGGCGAGCATGAAGCGGCCGTGGGACAGGTCCAGGTCACCCGAGAGCTGGAGCCTGGGCAGGAGCGTGCCGGACAGTCGGGCCTTGGCCGTCGTGATGGGGAAGTCCACCCAGGAGCCCGGAACACCGGCCTTCTCCAGGATGCGGCCGAACGACGCGTCATGGACATCCAACACCAGCGAGACGGGCAGGCCCGAGCGCAGCGCGAGCGAGCCGGTGATGCGCGCGTCTCCCGCGCCGATGGGCAGCCGCAGCTCCTCGAGCGTCACCGTCTCGCCGGAGTAGATGAGCCGCGCGGTGAACGTGCCCGGAGAGTACTTCCCATACGCGAGCCCGCTGCCCGACAGCTCCGCGGACACGGTGGGCGCGGCCGGAGGACCATTCACCGTCAGGCGCGTCCAGAGGTGGCCCTGGGCGGGCCTGGGCAACAACCCCGAGCGCGACAGCGTGCGCAGCGGCAGGAACAGCTGGGCATCGAGCGCGAGGTTCGGCTCGCACAGCCGCTCCACCCGCCCGGAGATGTTCACCGTCGCCTCGTCGAGCGCCACCTCGCCCCGGTCCACCTCCAGCAACTGCTCCTCCACGTCCAGGGCGCCCGACACGGCCAGACGTCCCAGGGCGAGCTCCTGTCCGGGCCCCAGCCGCACGAGGCCCCGCCGAGCCTCCACCTCGAATTCCTCCTCGCCCCAGCGCTCGCGCAGGTTCACGTCCAGCTCGGACAGCTCCACCTGCCGGCCACCGGGCAGCAGCAACCGCACCTCCGCGCCGGTGAGGCTCAGCCGAGCCAGACTCAACCGGCGCAGGGGCACGAGCGGGCACACGCCCGGCTCACTCCGGGGCGCCCGCGGGCGCGTCAGGTCCAACGCGAGCCGGGGCCGGCTCACGCGCACGAGATCGATGGCGAACTGACCCGAGAAGAGGTTGGGCAGGCCGAGCTGCACCTCGGCCTGGTCCGCGGCGAACAGGGGCGGGTCGCTCTTGCCGGGCTCGGAGACGGACACGCCGCGCAGCACGAGCCGCTGGCCGAGCGGATCCACCTCGCACTCCCCAATGCCCACGTCCAGGCCGAGCAGCGCGGGCAACTGGCGCCGCGCCTGGGCGCAGACGGTGTCCCAGGCCGTGCGCGTACGCAGCAGCAACACCGTCCCCACGACGAGCGCGAGGACGATGAGCCACGCGGGAATGCGCCGCGCGCCCTGCTGCCTGTTCCTTGGGGCCAAAACCGCTACAGTTTACCCAGTCCCTCGAGGTAGCGATCGATCTCCGCGAGGTCCACCTTCGGGCTGCTGACTGGCCGACTGGCGGGGGTGGAAAGTGGGGGGGTGGTGGCAGCGGAGCCGCCCTGCAATCCCAGGTTGTCCGCGACCCGCTGGATGAGCGGCTGGCCGATCGTCTGCTCGCGGAGCAGGAAGGCCTCGAAGAGGGCGTTGTCGCAGATGCTGTTGATGACGCGCGGGGTGCCACCCGAGCGCTGATGCACGGTGGCCAGCGCCTCGGCGGTGAAGGGCATGCGCGGGCAACCCGCCAGCCGCAGGCGGTGCTTGATGTAGGCCTCGGTGGACTCGGCGGTGAAGGGCTCGAGCTTGTAGCGCAGCGCCACGCGCTGGGCGAGCGGCGGATCCAGCTTGAGGTTCTTCTCGATCTCCGGCAGCCCGAAGAAGACGAAGGAGATGAGCTTGCGCTCGGGAACCTCCAGGTTGAGCAACCCCCGGAACTCCTCCATGAGCTCGCGCGTCTCGAGCATCTGGGCCTCGTCGATGAGGACGACGGCCTTCTTGCCGGACTCGTAGATTTGAAGCAGCCGCTGGTAGAGCTGCGACAGCAGGGCGAGCTTCTCCTGGGCGGGGTTCTCCACGCCCAGTTGCAGGGCGATGCGGCGCAGGAGCCAGTTGGCGGTGATGCCCGAGTGGATGATGACGAGCAGCGCGGCCTCGTACTCGGACTCGGGCAGCGAGTCGAGCATGCGGCGCGCCAGCGTCGTCTTGCCCGCCCCGATGTCACCCACCAGGATGGACAGGCCCTTCATGTAGCTCACCGCATGCATGAGCCGCGTGAGGGCCTGGGAGTGCTGGGCCGAGTTGTAATAGAAGCGGCTCACCGGAGCGTTGGAGAAGGCCTCCTGGGTGAGTTCGAAGTAGTCGAGGTAGGTGGTCATGGTCTCGGCGAACCTCGGACTGCGCTAGACGTAGCCGACCTTACGCGGTTTGGCGGCCGTGGGGGGAGCCGCCACGGGAGGCCGGGACCCCGTCCCCGCGGCCCCGCCGGGCCGGGAGGTGGCGGTGGGCAGCGGATCCGCCACCGGAGACGTGGTGGCGGACAGCCGCTCCACGTGGGCGGCGACGTCGCGGAACTTCGCGTCGAGCCCGGCGACCCGCTGGAAGTGGTAGAGCGCCTTGCCGGACTCGCCCACGGCGTCGTAGGCCATGGCCAGCTCGAAGCCGAGCGCCTTGGGGACCTCCCCGACGGCGTGCTCGGAGGCGAGCGCCTGCTTGAAGGTTCCCACCGCCGCGCGGGCATCGCCCTTCTGGAGCTGCAGCATGCCCGTCATGGTGAGGCAGTCCAGCTCGCGCTTCTTGCCCAGGCAGCCCTCGCGCGCCACGGCGAACTCGTGGAGCGCGTCGTCGATGAGTCCCATCTCCCGGTAGGCGATGCCCAGATCGTAGTGCGTGTCCACGTCCTCGGGCTTGACCACCTTGGCGAGGCCCTTCTTGAACTCGGCGAACACCTCCTCCACCGAGTACTGGAAGTCCTCCTCCACGGGAGGCGCGGCCTGCTCGAGGCCCAGGTCGCCGAACTCGCCGGCCAGCTCCGACGCCAGCACGAACGCATCGCGCTCCGCCGGGGACTCGCCCAGGGCGGGCACCACGGGCACGGCCAACTCGGTGGCGGCATCCTCGGCCTCCGCGGCCTCCGGAGTCTCACCCGACTCGAGCGCCTCGAGTCGGGCCATCAACTCGCTCGCGCGCGCATGGCCCGGGAAGGCGATCATCACCGTCTCGAGGATTTCCCGCGCCTCCTCGTAGATGCCCTGGTCGAGGAAGAAGCTGGCCTCGTCGCACTCCTCGCCACCGGGCTCTTCCTCGGGCGCCTCGACCACGGGCGCGGGCCTGGCGGCCGGCGGAGGAGACTTGGCGGCCACGGCGGGCTTGGCGGCGGGCGCGGCGGGCTTCGCGGTGGGAGCAGCGGGCCTGGCGGCGGGCGCGGCGGGCTTGGCGGCGGGCGGAGCCTTGGCGACGGGCGCGGGCGCCTGGACGGGGGCCCGGGGCGCCACGACGACGGGAACGGGCTCCGGCTCCAGCTCGGGCTCCTCGAGCTCGTAGGCGCCGAGCGCGGGCGAGTCCGCCGGCGTGCCCTCGTCGTCCATGACGGGAGCGGCGAACGGATCCGGCTCGGAGCCGGTGGAATCCAGCTCCAGCGAGTACTCGCGCGCCGGCTCTTCCTCGTCGGTCTCCTCGCCCGTCAGCGGCTCGTCCTCGAACGACGCCTCCAGGGGCTCATCCAGGGCGGCCGTGCCGACATAGGCGACCGTGGTCGCCTCGGGCTCTTCTTCCGCGCCGAGCAGGGGCTCGTCCTCCGCCTGCTCATCCGCGAGCACCACGCCCTCCTCCTCGGAGTCCGAGGGGAGGCTGAACTCGCCGGAGACGATCTGCGCGTCCTCGTCGTGCTCGTCGCTCGCGGAGACGAGGGCCATCTCGTCATCCATGGGCTGCGCGAGGGCATCCGCGGGAGCGTCGGCCACGACGATCTCATCGTCGTTGGAGTCGACGAGGATGGCGTCCTCGGCCACCGACTCCACGGAGGAGCCCGCGCTGGCCACCGCGTCATCCGTCTGCAGCACGGACAGGAAGGCGGGGACCTCGGGGTGGCCGGGGTTCTGCTGGAGGATGGTGGCCAGGTAGGGCTGGGCGCGCTGCACCTCGGAGCGGCGCGTGCACAGGCGCAGCACGTTGAGCAGCTGCTCGCTGGCCTGGGCCACGTTCCCCGAGGCGACGTAGATGTGGTACGCCTTCTCGTGCGCGTCGAGGTTCTCGGGGTCCACCGCGAAGATCTTCCGCAGGTGATCGAGCGCTTTGTCGTGCAGGCCGTACTTGACGTAGACCTCGGTCTCCGTGAGCAGCTTGGAGAACTGATCCTTGCCCGAGGAGGCCGGAGCGGCGGTGGCGGGAGTGGCGGCGGGAGCCGCTGGCGCCGGGGTGCTCGGAGGAGGCGAGGCCGGAGCGGGAGACTCCGCGGGCGTGGCCGCCACGGCTTCCATGGAGCGCGAGGGCCGGGAAACAGGCGCGGCGGCGGCCGGGGACACGGCGGCCATCGAGCGCGAGGGCCGGAAGGGAGGCTCGGCGGAGGACGCCGCGGGAGCCTCGGCCTGGTAGGCCTGGAGATCCGCGTCGGTCGGATCCAGCTCCGCGATGCGATCCCAGATGTCGCGGGCGTCCTGGGCGCGCGAGCGCTCCTGATAGACCTTGGCCAGCTCCTTGTAGACGGAGATGGTCTTGGCGGTCTGGCCGAGCCCCTGGAACGCCTGGCCCAGCATGCTCAGCGTCTCGACGTCCCGCCCGTCGGCCTTGAAGCACACCTGGAGCCGGGCGAGCGCGCGCTTCTGGTCTCCGCGCGCGAGGTACTGCTGGGCCAGATCCTTGGCCAGCGCGACGTTTTCCGGCTCCAGCGAGGCCAGGCGCTCGGCCACGCGGAACCAGTCATCCATCCGGTTGTTGCGCTTGAGGTACTCGGCGGCCTTCTTGAACTCCTGGGCGGCCTCGCGCGCCATGTTCTCGCGCGCGTACAGCTCGGCGAGCTTGATCTTCGACGCCACGTTCTCGGGGTCGAGATCCACCATCTTCTTGAGCGTATCCAGGGAGTTCTTGACGTCGCCGGCCTTGTCGTAGTGGTTGGCGACGATCTGGAAATACGCCATGGCCTCGGACATCAGGCCGAGCTGCTGATGGAGCTCCGCGAGCTTGAGGTTGACGTCCAGCAGGTTGGGGTTGAGCTTGAGGACCTGCTTGTAGAGCGCGACGGCCTTGAGGAAGAAGCCATCGGCCGAGTAACCCTCGGCGACCTTGGTGAAGTAGAAGGCCGCCTGGACGTTGTCGTTCTTCTTCTGGAACAGCTCCCCCATCTTCTGCAGGACGCGGCCGTCCTTGGGGTCTGAATCCAGGACCTTCTGGTATTCCTTGATGGCCTTGTCGTAGGCGCCCTTCGCGACGAGCTTGGCGGCGGCTTCGATGATCTTGTTCTTGTCCATCGAGCGTGGGCTTCCTGCCGAGCGAACCCCCTGGAAAACCTGGGGTTTCTGCTTCCTTCAAGGAGACTGCGAGGGAGGTGGGAGGCTAGCGGAATCATCCCTCGGGGGTCAAGGAATCCACCGGGTTGGCCCCTCTGTCGGATCAGGAGCCTGGGTGACGAGCAGACAGGCAGCCGTCAGGGCGTCTCCTCGATGGCCTTGCGCAGGCGCTTGGTGCCCGTCTCGGAGGCGAGCAGGCGTTCCACGAAGCGGGTGTCGTAGTTGCCCTCGATGAAGGACTCCTCGGCCAGGGCCGCCCGGTGGAAGGGGATGTTGGTGCGGATGCCCTGCACCACGTACTCGCCCAGGGCGCGCTGCATGCGGCGGATGGCGGTGGGCCGGTCCTCGGCGAAGACGATGAGCTTGGCCAGCAGGCTGTCGTAGTACGGCAGCACGGTGTAGTTCTCGTAGGCGCTCGAGTCCACGCGCACGCCATAGCCACCGGGCGCGCTGTAGGCGGTGATCTTCCCGGGCCAGGGCGCGAAGGTGACGGGGTCCTCCGCGTTGACGCGGCACTCGATGGCGTGGCCGCGCATCTGGATGTCCTCCTGCTTGCGCTGCAGCGGCTGGCCGGAGGACAGCTTGATCTGCTCGCGCACCAGGTCGATGCCCGTGACGAGCTCCGTCACCGGGTGCTCCACCTGGATGCGGGTGTTCATCTCCATGAAGTAGAACCGCCCGTTCTCGTCGAGCAGGTACTCGATGGTGCCCACGTTGTTGTAGCCGAGCTTCTCCATGGCGCGCACGGAGACCTCGCCCATCTGCTGGCGCAGCT
Above is a window of Cystobacter fuscus DNA encoding:
- a CDS encoding translocation/assembly module TamB domain-containing protein, yielding MAPRNRQQGARRIPAWLIVLALVVGTVLLLRTRTAWDTVCAQARRQLPALLGLDVGIGECEVDPLGQRLVLRGVSVSEPGKSDPPLFAADQAEVQLGLPNLFSGQFAIDLVRVSRPRLALDLTRPRAPRSEPGVCPLVPLRRLSLARLSLTGAEVRLLLPGGRQVELSELDVNLRERWGEEEFEVEARRGLVRLGPGQELALGRLAVSGALDVEEQLLEVDRGEVALDEATVNISGRVERLCEPNLALDAQLFLPLRTLSRSGLLPRPAQGHLWTRLTVNGPPAAPTVSAELSGSGLAYGKYSPGTFTARLIYSGETVTLEELRLPIGAGDARITGSLALRSGLPVSLVLDVHDASFGRILEKAGVPGSWVDFPITTAKARLSGTLLPRLQLSGDLDLSHGRFMLASRAFDAPADRGRTFLTYAQGHARTRVSLLSDRVTFSDMQIDSGRSRLGGGATLFFDTQRGLLVDVRGDVDLSDFGHIAQLAWAGRGSVSTTVEGPYTKVRIGADLSLRDFEFWNFDLGVVQGKVTYQDKVLGLPMFSGQKGRTQYFGNAALTFGRSLHLRTEVEVPRGRTEDLIDFIAPMHPNVSLLQGPLVGEASGRVEIDSPLEQFEGLVALDFRNTTYYGRHMGDGSTRLRFDRSGAMVLERTALEGALGLTWVEGSFFLSGPDKGRLDYRFGGERLSLAELVGPESARRLGVEGMLALEGTVSGDTDVPVTMARVWGPRVTFAERDLGNMDLEARLEGRELQVVGRPSRDTSGVLSLRLKEPYPFEALVTLELPEIRPLLPANAFTQGVSGSIKAVVQAQGALRDTDALLLKAKVERLALSREDISAENEGPIVLDYANGRLVVPSFTLRGQDTTLSASGWATPEQMEFFLQGAMDLRLLESLAPMFTRTAGRVEFSAVASGRPDRPSLEGSALISDARLSLRDQPMAARSVSGLVQFTEQRILLDELKGTLNEGQVKAKGQVRLDDFQPKEVLLDVHLTEVSMRFHEDLPFTTTGELSLTGTPEALRLGGVLDILGLRYRRGLELEDILKRLSRRIVLPSPTTERPREYLTLDVRLNLRDVYVDNNLARARLFGSLDLTGTNARPGVLGTVETDADSQAFFRNNQFTITRGQIEFQDRYGIDPVFDLRAQSQVREYQVKLHAFGRPAAPQVLLTSEPALPEGDVLSLLTLGFMSTDRETATSAGVGLAAEAFFNMSGLDRQVKRFLPSNPVIKDLSLQISTTYNDVTQQAEPTARLESKFLTEQLKIGLSQPVSGRGTRARAEYRFDNRLSAQLQWDNEHSENALSPLGNLGLELKLGWESE
- a CDS encoding ExeA family protein; this encodes MTTYLDYFELTQEAFSNAPVSRFYYNSAQHSQALTRLMHAVSYMKGLSILVGDIGAGKTTLARRMLDSLPESEYEAALLVIIHSGITANWLLRRIALQLGVENPAQEKLALLSQLYQRLLQIYESGKKAVVLIDEAQMLETRELMEEFRGLLNLEVPERKLISFVFFGLPEIEKNLKLDPPLAQRVALRYKLEPFTAESTEAYIKHRLRLAGCPRMPFTAEALATVHQRSGGTPRVINSICDNALFEAFLLREQTIGQPLIQRVADNLGLQGGSAATTPPLSTPASRPVSSPKVDLAEIDRYLEGLGKL
- a CDS encoding tetratricopeptide repeat protein, giving the protein MDKNKIIEAAAKLVAKGAYDKAIKEYQKVLDSDPKDGRVLQKMGELFQKKNDNVQAAFYFTKVAEGYSADGFFLKAVALYKQVLKLNPNLLDVNLKLAELHQQLGLMSEAMAYFQIVANHYDKAGDVKNSLDTLKKMVDLDPENVASKIKLAELYARENMAREAAQEFKKAAEYLKRNNRMDDWFRVAERLASLEPENVALAKDLAQQYLARGDQKRALARLQVCFKADGRDVETLSMLGQAFQGLGQTAKTISVYKELAKVYQERSRAQDARDIWDRIAELDPTDADLQAYQAEAPAASSAEPPFRPSRSMAAVSPAAAAPVSRPSRSMEAVAATPAESPAPASPPPSTPAPAAPAATPATAAPASSGKDQFSKLLTETEVYVKYGLHDKALDHLRKIFAVDPENLDAHEKAYHIYVASGNVAQASEQLLNVLRLCTRRSEVQRAQPYLATILQQNPGHPEVPAFLSVLQTDDAVASAGSSVESVAEDAILVDSNDDEIVVADAPADALAQPMDDEMALVSASDEHDEDAQIVSGEFSLPSDSEEEGVVLADEQAEDEPLLGAEEEPEATTVAYVGTAALDEPLEASFEDEPLTGEETDEEEPAREYSLELDSTGSEPDPFAAPVMDDEGTPADSPALGAYELEEPELEPEPVPVVVAPRAPVQAPAPVAKAPPAAKPAAPAARPAAPTAKPAAPAAKPAVAAKSPPPAARPAPVVEAPEEEPGGEECDEASFFLDQGIYEEAREILETVMIAFPGHARASELMARLEALESGETPEAAEAEDAATELAVPVVPALGESPAERDAFVLASELAGEFGDLGLEQAAPPVEEDFQYSVEEVFAEFKKGLAKVVKPEDVDTHYDLGIAYREMGLIDDALHEFAVAREGCLGKKRELDCLTMTGMLQLQKGDARAAVGTFKQALASEHAVGEVPKALGFELAMAYDAVGESGKALYHFQRVAGLDAKFRDVAAHVERLSATTSPVADPLPTATSRPGGAAGTGSRPPVAAPPTAAKPRKVGYV